From the Deinococcus gobiensis I-0 genome, the window TCCCGGCCTACGACTGGCGCTGGCAGACCAACCTCGGCACGGTGGACACCCCGGTCACCCGCACCGGGGTCGCCTACCGCCGCGCCACCCTGCGCCGCTGGGGCACCAACCCGGACGACCTGTTCGTGCTGGTGGACACCGTGCTCATGGCGCTGTACGAGGACGTGCGCCTGGACGGCGACGTGGCGGTGGGCTGGCGCAACCGCGACGACCTGTACCGCACCGAGGTCGCCCGCGTGCGCCGGCAGGAGGTCTCGGGCGAGCAGATCCAGTACACGTGGGTCGATCTCTGGGTGCCCATCGCCACTCTGGAGCGGCAGGCCCAGGCGCGGCGACCGGACGACGCCGTGCCGGTCACGGTCGGGGGCGCAGTGCGGTACTACGTCACCCGGCAGGTCGGGGACGCGGTGGGGCTGTTACGCGACACGGTGCGCCCGGACTGGCCCGCCGCGCCGCCCGAGCCCGGCTTCCGGTTCCTAGCCGCTGGAGGTGCGGTCACAGTCCAGGGACCCCGCACGGACGCGCCGCAGTTGCTCGACGATCCCCAGGGGCAGCCCAACGCCACCCTGACGGCCTACGGGCACACGTTCCTGGGCGGAACCTGGGCGGCCCTGCGGGACGTGCCGCTGCGGGACGATCAGGGGCGGGTGACGAGCTGGGACACGGTGCTGGTGCTGCACGCCAGCGCGGAGACGGTGACGGCGGTACGGCAGGACGGCAGCGCCGCGACCCTCTCCATCGAGGCCTTCGAGCGCGAGATCCTCCGGGCACTGCCGGGCAGCTTCCTGGGCTTCTCGCCGGTCGGCACGTTCTTCAACAGCTGGCCGGCGCACTGGGCCTGGGCACGCTGTACTGGGGAGGCCCGCGCCCTGGTGGTGCATGACGCCTGGCGCGACAGCTACAAGCGGGACGCGCCGCCGGGCAGCCCGGAGCATTGGACGTGGAAACAGCGGCCGGGCAAGCGCCCACGTGTGCGGCCCCCCACCGCGCCGGTCGCGCCGCTGCGCCTGACGCTGGCCGACGTGGCCGCCCCCCTCCTGCACGACGAGCCACTGAAGCGAGGAGAGGGGCCGCTGCTGCTGCCGACCTCGGCCACGGTGCAGGGCCGCGACGTGCGCCGGGCGGTCGCCAAGCGGGTGCTGTACCCGCCCGCCCAGTGGCCCGAGGACCTCGACGATAGTCAGAACACGGGTGGGCCGCTCGTGCTGACCTTCGTGATCCCACCGCTCCCCACAGGACAACAGCAGGGGGCAGTGCTGCTGCTGCGCCTGAAGCTGCCCCCACAGGCCGACACCCTCAGCGTCAACGGCGAGGCGTGGCCCATCGCCCGACTCGGCCACAACGCGCAGACGGCGCGCGGCTGGCATCCCTACGTGGTCCCGGTGCCGGTGGCGACCACCTACACCCTGGAGTTCAAGGGCCGCTGCTCGCGCGCCCTGCTCTGCCTGCGCCGCTGGACGCCCGGCGGCGGCCCGCCGGACGGCTCCTGACAGGAGAAACATGAGTGACCTGATCCCCAACCCGATCCTCCTCGACACCACCCCAGCCGGTGGCCTGATCGTGCCCGTAGTCTCCGGACGCGGGGGCCTGAGCGGTTATCAGCTGCTGGGCCTGGACGGCCTGGCCACGGCTGAGCTGAGCACCGACAGCGGCGCGACCTGGGCCGAGCTGGTCTACCCCCACACCCTGGCCCCCGGCGAGCAGCTCCGGCTGATCCGCACCGACACGGGCCCCGTGCTGGCCACCCTGCGCGCCCTCGCCCCGGTGGACGCACCGACCTCGGGCGGCGGCGACACTGGCCCCAGCCCGTACCCCGAGCTGGTCAGCGGCGCGCCGGTCAGCCTGACGGCCCCAGTGTCGGGGCCGGGCACGCCCCCAGCGATCTACCGCGTGGAGCTGGAGGCGTCGGCGGAGCTGGCGCTGTCGGTGACGGACAGCACGGACGTCTACATGACCGTCGAGGGCAACTGGCCCCCGGTGAGCGACCCGGTGGCGATGGCGCGGGCGGGCCAGGACCCGCTGACCCTGAACGTGCCGTTGGGACCGGGCCGCTGGTACGTGACGCTGTCCGGCACAAACGCACCCGCCCCCGTGACCCTGACCGCGAACTGGTAACGCGTCTCCCCCCTCTGCCCCCACCGACCCGGCCCGGTGGGGGTTTCACATTCAGGCCGGGAGAGGTACACATGGGATTTCGAGACAGCCTGAAGATGCTCGACGTTCGGTCCTTCCTGAACGCCAGCGCCCGCAGAGTCCTGCTGTATGTCGTGGGTGACGACGACGGGACCTACAAGCCGGTCACCGAGTCCATGCTCGCGGGTGGCGGGTCCGGTGGGGGCGGCAGCGCCCCGACCCTGGTCCCCCTGGGCAACCACATCACCCTGGCCCTGGACGGTACCGCCAGGGCACCCACCTGGCCCGCCGGCACCCTGGGCGCGCGCATCGGTGTCAGCGGGGGCAGCGCGCGGGTGGCCGTGACGGCTCCGGAACCGACCAGCACCACGGGGCTGCTCTGGGCTGATGGCAGCACCTGGGAGCTGACTCAGGGCGACATCGCCGGGTTCAAGGCCACGGTCGCCAGCGGCTCGCCCGTGCTGGACATCCAGCCGCTCGGGGCCGGCTGATGCGGCAGATCAGCCCTGGGCGCCCCCCACAGGCTCCGGCCACACCCTCCCCCCGCGTGTTCGGGGCCACACGCAAAACCCAGACCATCCTCGCCACCATGGCGGGGGCCAGCGACGAGAACCTGCGCGAGATCGGCAACGTCCTCCATGACCCCGCCGATCCCGTCATGCCCTACAGGCTGTACTACAGCGCCTTCGCCGGAGCCTACGCCAACGACCAGACCACCCTGGGCAACACCTACCTGCACCTGCTCTACAGCCTCGACGGGCGCACCTGGACCCGCTATGGGCGGGTCACGAGCGTTACGAACGGCATCGAGGACCCCTACGTCCTGATCGAGGGCGGCCTGTACTACATGTTCGTCGAGGACAAATCCGAGGTCCCGTTCCGCCGCATCGGGCGCTACACCTCGCCGGACGGCCTGACCTGGACCTACACCGGCCCCGTCGGGCTGGCGCTGGGCGCGTCCGGGGCCTGGGACAGCGGGGACGTGTCCAGCCCCACGCTGCTGCGCGACAGCGACGGGTCCTGGCTGATGCTCTACGAGGGGCGCAACATGGGGGCCAGCCAGTACGGCGCCATCGGCCTGGCCCGCAGCACCGACCGGGGCCTGACCTGGACCAAGCTCAATGGTGGCGCCCCGGTGGTGATCCCGAACGCGGCGGCGTACAGCGGCGTGGGAGCGCCCACCATCGGGTGGCTGGGCGAGGTCGTGCCGGACGACCTGCTCTGCGCCGGGGGGGTGTACTACCTGCTGGCGCATGGGCAGGCCCCAGCCCGGAATGCCTATCTGCCGGCCCTGCTGGTCAGCACGGACCTGATCACCTGGACCGACCCGCTGGGCCGCGAGGTGATCAACGACGAGACCAACCGCGCGCCGAGCGAGACGATGATGTTCGCCGACCGGGACGCGCAGAGCGTGATCTACACCAGTGGGGTCACCCGCAGCAGCGGAAACGGGCAGCCCAACCTCAGCCGGGCGTTGACGGTCACGGGCGGACAGGGGCGCGTGCTGGAGGTCGCGTTCTCGGCCGACGGCGAGGCCCGCTGGCTGCTGGCCCCCTACGAGCGCCTGACCGTGGTGGGCGTCCTCGCGGACGGGACCGGGGGCGTGGGCAATCTGCGGCGCAGGGCGGTGGGCGCGGCCGACAGCACCCTGACCGATCTGGGCAGCGTGTACCCCCTCTACCTCGACGGTGGGGCGACCGGAGCGGTGCTGGTGCTGTCGGCGGCCGGGGTCAGCGGCGGCCTGCTCGCGGCGCGGGTGTTGACCTCGTGAGCCTGCTGCTCAGTCCGTATCCCCGGGGGGCAACGCCCCCCGGCTACACCTTCGTGGACGAGTTCGAGAGCGCCTCGAGCGACAACAACTACACCATCACCATGCAGGGCAGCGGCGGGAGCCACAGCACCTCGGGCGGGGTCAAACGGCTGGTCCCCGCCCTCGGGGGCGACGGCAGCGTGTCGCTCCGGCGGGCGGGACCGATCACGGCGGTCGAGCTGCGCGCCCGACTCCAGCCCAATGCCAACGGCGAGAGCATCCGCTACCTCGACCTGGCGCTCGGCGCAGGAGCGTTGACTCCGGGCGACGGCACGGACACGGGGGCGTGGTGGCACACCACACTGGCGACTGGGTACACGCTGGCGATCAACAACCCGACCGACCTCAACGGCGCCATCATCGCGCGTCGCCGGGGGGGTGGGGGCTGGGACATCCTGCGCGAGGTGCAGGCGATGGACTGGACGGTGTGGCGTACCTACGGCATCCGGGTGGGCGGAGGTCAGGTGCAGTTTTCCATCGACGGCGCTGTCGTGTACAGCGCGGCGGACGCGACGTTTGCCGGAGGGGATGTCGCCGTCAGTCAGGGGCATTACTCGGGCGGCCTGGGGGCTGTGGCCGAGCTGGACCGGTTGTCCACGTCGTAACGCCCCAAAGAGACAACCTCATCCCCCTTTCCCGCCCCAGTGCCCGGCCTGGGGCGGTGTCCTGTTGCCCGGGCAAGGAGCTGCCATGAAGAACCTGCTGCTGTCCGCCCTGACCGTTTCGCTGCTCGCCCTGACCGCCTGTGGTGGGGTCGCCACCCCGGCCACCTCGCCCACGTCGCCGAGCGCACCCGCCCCGGCCCCCGCCGCGCAGACCCTGGCCCTGGCCGTGACCGACCCGGTCGCACTGGCGGCCAGTGGCGCGACCGTGAGCCTCGTGGGGGGCGACCTCGTGTTCCTGGCCGGGTTCAAGCGGGTGAGCATCCGCCTCGTGCTTCCTGACGGCACCTACAGCGCCCAGGCAGGCGGCGCGGCCGGGCAGGCCCTACTGAGCACCCTGAGCTACACGGCCGTGCCCGGCATGCGCGTCGAGATCGGGCAGGCGTTCTACACACCGGTCAGCACGGTCGTCCTGAAGTAAGTGCTGCCCGCTCCTGGCCCGCCCACGTTCCCGGCAGTGGGCAGGCCTCGCCCTGCCGGCCAGAAAGGAGAGCACCTTTGCCCCTTCAGCCTGTGATCCAGAGCGCCGAGACCCTCGTCCTCGGCCTGGCCCTGTGCAGCGGTTCCTTCGGCCACTGGGTCTTCTCCCTCGCCACCGGCACCCGCTACACCCGCCCCGTCCTCTTCGCCAACTGCATCCTCTCCGGCTTCGCCGCCGCCACCGCCGCCTACGCCGGCATCCACCACACCACCCTCGAAGTCGGCGTCCACCTCGCCGTCCTGGGCGGCTTCGGCATCGGCGCCGTCTGGGGACCGCTCGGCCTCTGGAAGCTCGCCGGCCTCCTGCTCCAGCTGGGTGGCCGACTCGGGGAGCAACTTGGACCGCCCCCACCCCCGCCGCCCCAGCTCGTGCCGCCCAGTGTGTCACCGACCCCGCCCCCTGACCCGCCCTCTCCCCCACCTCCGGGAGGTTCCTCATGACCTGGTTCTTCGCTGTCCTCGACTGGCTCAACGCCCTTCTGAACACCCCCATCCTCTCCGGTGCGGCCGGACTGGTCGGCGTGACAGGCGGGCGCACCCTCGCCTTCGTCATCCTCGCGGTGTGCATGGTCGGGGTGGTCCTGCAGATTCGCCGGGTGGGCCCACGCTTACGTGCCCTGGCGCGCGGGGAACAGACCGTACCACTGCCGGCGGCCCAGCTCGTGCGGCTCGTGACCATCTTCGTCGTGCTGCTGTTCCTGGGCGCAGTGGTCTTCGGGATTCAGGCCAGCAGCACGTACTACGCCGTCCAGGCCCGCACGATCGGGCAGCGGGATGTGGTGGTGAGCCTGACGCTGGCTACGCTGCTGTTCCACGTGTTCGCCATCGGCATCAGTCTGGTGGTGGCCCGCCTCGCCGTGATCATCGCAGACGTGGTGACGGGCGAGAAACGGGAGCACCGGGACTTCCTGCGGGCCCGTGCCCAGGGGGCGCGCCTGTGACGGCCTTCTACCCCCTGCTGGACACGCCCACGACCAAGTACACCGTGCAGGCCGGGTGTGGATATCTGGACCCCGCCTACCTCGCGGCCACGAAGTCGCAGCACCCCGCCGAGGACTTCAACGCGGTGACTGGCAGCGACACCGACCTGGGCGACCCAGTCCACGCGGCCGACGACGGCACCGTGAGCTACACCGGGTGGGATGGCTACATCGGCGGGATCGTCGAGATCCAGCACCCGGACGGCAGCGTCTCCGGGTACTGGCACCTGCGTGACGTGCATGTGGTCACTGGCCAGCGCGTGAACGGTGGCGACATGATCGGCCAGGTGGGCAAGGGTGCGACCGGCGTGATGAAGGCGCACCTGCACTTCTATGTAAAGAAGCCGGGCGTGAAGCTCGCGCCCAACTACTGGCCCAGCACCCACGACAAGAACCCGACGAGCTGCGCGACCTTCATCCGGGCCAACTACTTCGTGCCCAGCGAGTGGCTTAAGGCGCGCGGCGCAAAGCGCACGCTGGCCGACCTGCAGGCCCTGCGCGGCACGCCTGGCCGGGTGCTGGTCAATGACGTCGAGGTGACTGGACAGCTGGTCCAGCGGCCCGACAACGGCGTGACCATTGACGCGCGCACGGCCACCGTGCGGGTCTACGCCAACGATCCGCGCCCCACGCCCAGCGTGCCCACGCTGCCGCAGAACTGACGGGTCCTCAGACCTGGGCAAATCTGCCGGACAGATCAGGGCATTCCTCCTACACTGGATCCCATGCCCAAACTCAGAACGCTGGCCGTGCTCGGGCTCGTTGCCGCTCTCCTGATGTCTTGCGCGCACCCCTACCCAGTTACTGAGGGGGGATGCACCATCTATCCCGATGGCACTGGGGTTTGCGTGGATCCACCCCCACCCTCCCACACCCACACGAACTAAACCCTCTATTGCTCTTCCGGCCCCAGCGAGATGCTGGGGCCGCGCCCTTGGAGTGTCCCCATGTTGAACATGCAGCAGATCACCCAGCAGCTTCAAAGCAACATCGGCAACGTCCTGACCGTGGAAGGCCTCAAGAAGGCGGCCAAGGAAGCCGCCCGGCTGGCCAACCAGCTGCTGCCCGGCGCCACCGGCACCGAGAAGGCCGCTGCCGCCGAGGCGTGGCTGCTGGCGGCCGTCGAAGAGTACGACAACAAGATTCCGGTGCTGGGCCAGTTCATGGATCTGCCCTTGATTGACCGGCTGGAAGCGGCAGCCGTCCGGGCGGCCGTGGCCTGGGGCTACAGCGCCCTGGAGTTGGACGCCGCCTGAACCCTGCACACGAAGCGCCCCACCCGAGCCATTAGGCCAGAACTAGGAAGATTTTTGCCGTGCGGCACGCGCCGTAAGGAAGATGTGACTCGACGATGATTAGTTTGGAATCACCAGGAGGCAAGGATCCTCAACTACGTTATTCGGGCACCTTGAGTTGAGAGGAGCTAGTGGTGCGCCCGGCCTGGAGATCACAATTTGAACCACCTGTACTACGGCGACAACCTCGGCGTGTTGCGTGAGTCTATTGCCAGCGAGAGCGTTGATCTGATCTACCTCGACCCGCCCTTCAACTCGCAAGCCGACTACAACGTTATTTTCCACGATCAATCCGGTGAGCGTAGTGGCGCGCAGATTCTTGCTTTCGGAGATACGTGGACCTGGGGAACAGAAAGCGATCAGGCCATCAGCGACCTGCTCGTCTCGCATGGCCACCTCGCCCAGTTTCTGGAGCATCTTGTGGGCTTCCTGGGCCGCAACAGTCTGAGCGCCTATCTCGTGATGATGTCCGCACGTCTGGTCGAACTCCACCGGGTGCTCAAGCCAACAGGCAGTCTTTATCTGCATTGCGATCCGGCGGCCAGTCACTACTTAAAAATAATACTGGATATGGTATTTGGAGCACAGAATTTTCAAAGTGAAATTATTTGGAAAAGAACAAGTTCGCATAATAGTGCAAAGCGATATGGTCCTGTTCATGACACCATATTTTTTTATTCCTTCTCAAATAAGTTGGTTTGGAATGGTGCCTATGCTAGTTATGAGGAAGGTTATATTTCAGATAGATTCAAAAGAAACGAGGGTGGACGTCCTTGGAAAGATGCTGATCTTACAGGTGCAGGTACTCGAAATGGTGAAACCGGGCAGATCTGGCGTGGTTTCGATGTAACGGCGAAGGGACGTCATTGGGCATATCCACCTTCTGAACTGGATCGTCTGGATGGAGAGGGAAAAATCTACTGGCCGACGAAAGAAGGTGCCTGGCCGCGTCTGAAAAAATTTCTTGATGAGGTCAAAGGTGTTCCAGTCCAAGACATCTGGACGGATATCTCACCTCTAAATTCTCAGGCGCTAGAGCGCCTCGGCTACCCTACTCAGAAGCCTGTGGCACTTCTGGAGCGCATCATCCAGGCCAGCAGTAATCCTGGCGATGTGGTTCTCGACCCCTTCTGTGGTTGCGGC encodes:
- a CDS encoding DNA methyltransferase encodes the protein MNHLYYGDNLGVLRESIASESVDLIYLDPPFNSQADYNVIFHDQSGERSGAQILAFGDTWTWGTESDQAISDLLVSHGHLAQFLEHLVGFLGRNSLSAYLVMMSARLVELHRVLKPTGSLYLHCDPAASHYLKIILDMVFGAQNFQSEIIWKRTSSHNSAKRYGPVHDTIFFYSFSNKLVWNGAYASYEEGYISDRFKRNEGGRPWKDADLTGAGTRNGETGQIWRGFDVTAKGRHWAYPPSELDRLDGEGKIYWPTKEGAWPRLKKFLDEVKGVPVQDIWTDISPLNSQALERLGYPTQKPVALLERIIQASSNPGDVVLDPFCGCGTTISAAEKLGRQWIGIDITHLSVGLIKARLKRDFDLLPGQAYQEHGTPRDLKAAQYFAEQDPFQFQFWIVGEIGAQAFGGMGESRKGKKGGDTGIDGQLFFRTPDGVKIERVIVSVKAGRNLNPAMVRELRGTVEREKAAVGILLLAHEPTRGMTQEAASAGAYTWGGRVYPRLQILTVAQLLAGQQPDLPRGVVNVSHEQKPAKALTGKSSKDRGAAPLFAQ
- a CDS encoding M23 family metallopeptidase, whose amino-acid sequence is MTAFYPLLDTPTTKYTVQAGCGYLDPAYLAATKSQHPAEDFNAVTGSDTDLGDPVHAADDGTVSYTGWDGYIGGIVEIQHPDGSVSGYWHLRDVHVVTGQRVNGGDMIGQVGKGATGVMKAHLHFYVKKPGVKLAPNYWPSTHDKNPTSCATFIRANYFVPSEWLKARGAKRTLADLQALRGTPGRVLVNDVEVTGQLVQRPDNGVTIDARTATVRVYANDPRPTPSVPTLPQN